A genomic segment from Gossypium hirsutum isolate 1008001.06 chromosome D04, Gossypium_hirsutum_v2.1, whole genome shotgun sequence encodes:
- the LOC107899724 gene encoding pentatricopeptide repeat-containing protein CRP1, chloroplastic isoform X5, translating into MKFTWECTMRLSWTDNNNNRVKQVAIPEFNKKNAICKYPFESNSGEELSTELHNKTIQEYCKIGDVDNAMKLVAQLEAMGFHPNSISYGFLIDTLGSVGRTLEADVLFQEMMYLGFKPRIRLFNALLKGFLKKGLLGLAVKFLVEMDRMGVCKNQETYEILLDYYVSAGRLEDTWMVVNEMKTNGIQLSSFVYGKVIRLYRDNGMWKKAIGLVEEIREKGISLDRQIYNSIIDTFGKYGELGEALEAFEKMKQESIVPDITTWNSLIRWHCKAGDLTKALQLFTEMQEQGLYPDPKILMSLISRLGELGKWDVIKKNFENMKCRGRQEVGAIYAMLVDIYGQYGRFQDAEDFISALKSEGFLPSASMFCVLANAYAQQGFCEQTVKVLQLMEAEGIELNIIMLNVLINAFGIAGRHEEALSIYQHIKESGISPDVVTYSTLMKAFIRAKKFDKVPEIYKEMESYGCTPDRKARQMLQTALMVLERRH; encoded by the exons ATGAAGTTTACATGGGAATGTACGATGCGTCTTTCTTG GACGGATAACAATAATAACAGAGTAAAGCAAGTTGCTATTCCAGAATTCAACAAGAAAAACGCCATATGTAAGTACCCATTTGAATCTAACAGTGGAGAAGAGCTTTCCACTGAGTTGCACAACAAAACAATTCAAGAGTATTGCAAAATAGGGGATGTAGATAATGCTATGAAACTTGTTGCTCAATTGGAGGCTATGGGTTTCCATCCAAATTCTATTTCTTATGGTTTTTTAATTGATACTTTGGGAAGTGTTGGTAGGACATTGGAAGCTGATGTCTTGTTTCAAGAAATGATGTATCTTGGATTTAAACCTAGGATAAGATTGTTTAATGCTTTGCTTAAAGGATTTTTGAAGAAAGGGTTGTTGGGTTTAGCTGTTAAGTTTTTGGTGGAAATGGATCGAATGGGTGTCTGTAAAAATCAGGAAacatatgaaattcttttggattATTATGTTAGTGCTGGAAGGTTGGAAGACACATGGATGGTAGTTAATGAGATGAAGACAAATGGGATACAACTGAGTTCATTTGTGTATGGTAAGGTTATTCGTCTCTACAGGGACAATGGAATGTGGAAAAAAGCAATAGGCCTAGTAGAGGAGATTAGGGAGAAAGGGATATCTTTAGACAGACAGATTTATAATAGCATCATTGATACATTTGGAAAATATGGAGAGCTAGGTGAAGCTTTAGAAGCGTTTGAGAAAATGAAACAAGAAAGTATAGTGCCTGATATAACAACATGGAATTCTTTGATTAGGTGGCACTGCAAGGCTGGAGATCTCACTAAGGCTCTTCAGTTGTTTACTGAGATGCAGGAACAAGGATTATATCCTGACCCAAAGATCTTAATGAGCCTTATTAGCCGATTGGGAGAGCTTGGGAAGTGGGATGTAATAAAGAAAAACTTTGAGAACATGAAATGTAGAGGACGTCAAGAAGTTGGGGCTATTTATGcaatgttggttgatatttatGGACAATATGGAAGATTCCAGGATGCGGAGGACTTCATATCTGCTCTGAAGTCAGAAGGCTTCCTACCATCAGCTAGCATGTTCTGTGTTCTAGCAAATGCTTATGCTCAGCAG GGATTTTGTGAACAGACTGTTAAGGTTCTTCAACTCATGGAAGCAGAAGGCATTGAACTCAATATCATAATGCTGAATGTGTTGATAAATGCCTTTGGTATAGCAGGGAGGCATGAGGAGGCATTATCTATTTACCAACATATAAAAGAAAGT GGTATTAGTCCTGATGTGGTTACTTATAGTACACTCATGAAAGCTTTTATTCGAGCCAAGAAGTTTGATAAG GTTCCTGAAATATACAAGGAAATGGAATCTTATGGATGCACTCCTGATAGAAAAGCTAGGCAAATGCTGCAAACTGCCTTGATGGTACTTGAACGGAGACATT GA
- the LOC107899724 gene encoding pentatricopeptide repeat-containing protein CRP1, chloroplastic isoform X1, with translation MKFTWECTMRLSWLAPPLTHGSCSLNHSHLKLLCCSRTDNNNNRVKQVAIPEFNKKNAICKYPFESNSGEELSTELHNKTIQEYCKIGDVDNAMKLVAQLEAMGFHPNSISYGFLIDTLGSVGRTLEADVLFQEMMYLGFKPRIRLFNALLKGFLKKGLLGLAVKFLVEMDRMGVCKNQETYEILLDYYVSAGRLEDTWMVVNEMKTNGIQLSSFVYGKVIRLYRDNGMWKKAIGLVEEIREKGISLDRQIYNSIIDTFGKYGELGEALEAFEKMKQESIVPDITTWNSLIRWHCKAGDLTKALQLFTEMQEQGLYPDPKILMSLISRLGELGKWDVIKKNFENMKCRGRQEVGAIYAMLVDIYGQYGRFQDAEDFISALKSEGFLPSASMFCVLANAYAQQGFCEQTVKVLQLMEAEGIELNIIMLNVLINAFGIAGRHEEALSIYQHIKESGISPDVVTYSTLMKAFIRAKKFDKVPEIYKEMESYGCTPDRKARQMLQTALMVLERRHCKY, from the exons ATGAAGTTTACATGGGAATGTACGATGCGTCTTTCTTGGTTAGCTCCTCCTTTAACTCATGGTAGCTGTTCTTTAAACCACAGCCACTTGAAACTTCTATGTTGTTCCAGGACGGATAACAATAATAACAGAGTAAAGCAAGTTGCTATTCCAGAATTCAACAAGAAAAACGCCATATGTAAGTACCCATTTGAATCTAACAGTGGAGAAGAGCTTTCCACTGAGTTGCACAACAAAACAATTCAAGAGTATTGCAAAATAGGGGATGTAGATAATGCTATGAAACTTGTTGCTCAATTGGAGGCTATGGGTTTCCATCCAAATTCTATTTCTTATGGTTTTTTAATTGATACTTTGGGAAGTGTTGGTAGGACATTGGAAGCTGATGTCTTGTTTCAAGAAATGATGTATCTTGGATTTAAACCTAGGATAAGATTGTTTAATGCTTTGCTTAAAGGATTTTTGAAGAAAGGGTTGTTGGGTTTAGCTGTTAAGTTTTTGGTGGAAATGGATCGAATGGGTGTCTGTAAAAATCAGGAAacatatgaaattcttttggattATTATGTTAGTGCTGGAAGGTTGGAAGACACATGGATGGTAGTTAATGAGATGAAGACAAATGGGATACAACTGAGTTCATTTGTGTATGGTAAGGTTATTCGTCTCTACAGGGACAATGGAATGTGGAAAAAAGCAATAGGCCTAGTAGAGGAGATTAGGGAGAAAGGGATATCTTTAGACAGACAGATTTATAATAGCATCATTGATACATTTGGAAAATATGGAGAGCTAGGTGAAGCTTTAGAAGCGTTTGAGAAAATGAAACAAGAAAGTATAGTGCCTGATATAACAACATGGAATTCTTTGATTAGGTGGCACTGCAAGGCTGGAGATCTCACTAAGGCTCTTCAGTTGTTTACTGAGATGCAGGAACAAGGATTATATCCTGACCCAAAGATCTTAATGAGCCTTATTAGCCGATTGGGAGAGCTTGGGAAGTGGGATGTAATAAAGAAAAACTTTGAGAACATGAAATGTAGAGGACGTCAAGAAGTTGGGGCTATTTATGcaatgttggttgatatttatGGACAATATGGAAGATTCCAGGATGCGGAGGACTTCATATCTGCTCTGAAGTCAGAAGGCTTCCTACCATCAGCTAGCATGTTCTGTGTTCTAGCAAATGCTTATGCTCAGCAG GGATTTTGTGAACAGACTGTTAAGGTTCTTCAACTCATGGAAGCAGAAGGCATTGAACTCAATATCATAATGCTGAATGTGTTGATAAATGCCTTTGGTATAGCAGGGAGGCATGAGGAGGCATTATCTATTTACCAACATATAAAAGAAAGT GGTATTAGTCCTGATGTGGTTACTTATAGTACACTCATGAAAGCTTTTATTCGAGCCAAGAAGTTTGATAAG GTTCCTGAAATATACAAGGAAATGGAATCTTATGGATGCACTCCTGATAGAAAAGCTAGGCAAATGCTGCAAACTGCCTTGATGGTACTTGAACGGAGACATTGTAAGTATTAG
- the LOC107899724 gene encoding pentatricopeptide repeat-containing protein CRP1, chloroplastic isoform X6 — MNEVYMGMTDNNNNRVKQVAIPEFNKKNAICKYPFESNSGEELSTELHNKTIQEYCKIGDVDNAMKLVAQLEAMGFHPNSISYGFLIDTLGSVGRTLEADVLFQEMMYLGFKPRIRLFNALLKGFLKKGLLGLAVKFLVEMDRMGVCKNQETYEILLDYYVSAGRLEDTWMVVNEMKTNGIQLSSFVYGKVIRLYRDNGMWKKAIGLVEEIREKGISLDRQIYNSIIDTFGKYGELGEALEAFEKMKQESIVPDITTWNSLIRWHCKAGDLTKALQLFTEMQEQGLYPDPKILMSLISRLGELGKWDVIKKNFENMKCRGRQEVGAIYAMLVDIYGQYGRFQDAEDFISALKSEGFLPSASMFCVLANAYAQQGFCEQTVKVLQLMEAEGIELNIIMLNVLINAFGIAGRHEEALSIYQHIKESGISPDVVTYSTLMKAFIRAKKFDKVPEIYKEMESYGCTPDRKARQMLQTALMVLERRH; from the exons ATGAATGAAGTTTACATGGGAAT GACGGATAACAATAATAACAGAGTAAAGCAAGTTGCTATTCCAGAATTCAACAAGAAAAACGCCATATGTAAGTACCCATTTGAATCTAACAGTGGAGAAGAGCTTTCCACTGAGTTGCACAACAAAACAATTCAAGAGTATTGCAAAATAGGGGATGTAGATAATGCTATGAAACTTGTTGCTCAATTGGAGGCTATGGGTTTCCATCCAAATTCTATTTCTTATGGTTTTTTAATTGATACTTTGGGAAGTGTTGGTAGGACATTGGAAGCTGATGTCTTGTTTCAAGAAATGATGTATCTTGGATTTAAACCTAGGATAAGATTGTTTAATGCTTTGCTTAAAGGATTTTTGAAGAAAGGGTTGTTGGGTTTAGCTGTTAAGTTTTTGGTGGAAATGGATCGAATGGGTGTCTGTAAAAATCAGGAAacatatgaaattcttttggattATTATGTTAGTGCTGGAAGGTTGGAAGACACATGGATGGTAGTTAATGAGATGAAGACAAATGGGATACAACTGAGTTCATTTGTGTATGGTAAGGTTATTCGTCTCTACAGGGACAATGGAATGTGGAAAAAAGCAATAGGCCTAGTAGAGGAGATTAGGGAGAAAGGGATATCTTTAGACAGACAGATTTATAATAGCATCATTGATACATTTGGAAAATATGGAGAGCTAGGTGAAGCTTTAGAAGCGTTTGAGAAAATGAAACAAGAAAGTATAGTGCCTGATATAACAACATGGAATTCTTTGATTAGGTGGCACTGCAAGGCTGGAGATCTCACTAAGGCTCTTCAGTTGTTTACTGAGATGCAGGAACAAGGATTATATCCTGACCCAAAGATCTTAATGAGCCTTATTAGCCGATTGGGAGAGCTTGGGAAGTGGGATGTAATAAAGAAAAACTTTGAGAACATGAAATGTAGAGGACGTCAAGAAGTTGGGGCTATTTATGcaatgttggttgatatttatGGACAATATGGAAGATTCCAGGATGCGGAGGACTTCATATCTGCTCTGAAGTCAGAAGGCTTCCTACCATCAGCTAGCATGTTCTGTGTTCTAGCAAATGCTTATGCTCAGCAG GGATTTTGTGAACAGACTGTTAAGGTTCTTCAACTCATGGAAGCAGAAGGCATTGAACTCAATATCATAATGCTGAATGTGTTGATAAATGCCTTTGGTATAGCAGGGAGGCATGAGGAGGCATTATCTATTTACCAACATATAAAAGAAAGT GGTATTAGTCCTGATGTGGTTACTTATAGTACACTCATGAAAGCTTTTATTCGAGCCAAGAAGTTTGATAAG GTTCCTGAAATATACAAGGAAATGGAATCTTATGGATGCACTCCTGATAGAAAAGCTAGGCAAATGCTGCAAACTGCCTTGATGGTACTTGAACGGAGACATT GA
- the LOC107899724 gene encoding pentatricopeptide repeat-containing protein CRP1, chloroplastic isoform X3, translating into MKFTWECTMRLSWTDNNNNRVKQVAIPEFNKKNAICKYPFESNSGEELSTELHNKTIQEYCKIGDVDNAMKLVAQLEAMGFHPNSISYGFLIDTLGSVGRTLEADVLFQEMMYLGFKPRIRLFNALLKGFLKKGLLGLAVKFLVEMDRMGVCKNQETYEILLDYYVSAGRLEDTWMVVNEMKTNGIQLSSFVYGKVIRLYRDNGMWKKAIGLVEEIREKGISLDRQIYNSIIDTFGKYGELGEALEAFEKMKQESIVPDITTWNSLIRWHCKAGDLTKALQLFTEMQEQGLYPDPKILMSLISRLGELGKWDVIKKNFENMKCRGRQEVGAIYAMLVDIYGQYGRFQDAEDFISALKSEGFLPSASMFCVLANAYAQQGFCEQTVKVLQLMEAEGIELNIIMLNVLINAFGIAGRHEEALSIYQHIKESGISPDVVTYSTLMKAFIRAKKFDKVPEIYKEMESYGCTPDRKARQMLQTALMVLERRHCKY; encoded by the exons ATGAAGTTTACATGGGAATGTACGATGCGTCTTTCTTG GACGGATAACAATAATAACAGAGTAAAGCAAGTTGCTATTCCAGAATTCAACAAGAAAAACGCCATATGTAAGTACCCATTTGAATCTAACAGTGGAGAAGAGCTTTCCACTGAGTTGCACAACAAAACAATTCAAGAGTATTGCAAAATAGGGGATGTAGATAATGCTATGAAACTTGTTGCTCAATTGGAGGCTATGGGTTTCCATCCAAATTCTATTTCTTATGGTTTTTTAATTGATACTTTGGGAAGTGTTGGTAGGACATTGGAAGCTGATGTCTTGTTTCAAGAAATGATGTATCTTGGATTTAAACCTAGGATAAGATTGTTTAATGCTTTGCTTAAAGGATTTTTGAAGAAAGGGTTGTTGGGTTTAGCTGTTAAGTTTTTGGTGGAAATGGATCGAATGGGTGTCTGTAAAAATCAGGAAacatatgaaattcttttggattATTATGTTAGTGCTGGAAGGTTGGAAGACACATGGATGGTAGTTAATGAGATGAAGACAAATGGGATACAACTGAGTTCATTTGTGTATGGTAAGGTTATTCGTCTCTACAGGGACAATGGAATGTGGAAAAAAGCAATAGGCCTAGTAGAGGAGATTAGGGAGAAAGGGATATCTTTAGACAGACAGATTTATAATAGCATCATTGATACATTTGGAAAATATGGAGAGCTAGGTGAAGCTTTAGAAGCGTTTGAGAAAATGAAACAAGAAAGTATAGTGCCTGATATAACAACATGGAATTCTTTGATTAGGTGGCACTGCAAGGCTGGAGATCTCACTAAGGCTCTTCAGTTGTTTACTGAGATGCAGGAACAAGGATTATATCCTGACCCAAAGATCTTAATGAGCCTTATTAGCCGATTGGGAGAGCTTGGGAAGTGGGATGTAATAAAGAAAAACTTTGAGAACATGAAATGTAGAGGACGTCAAGAAGTTGGGGCTATTTATGcaatgttggttgatatttatGGACAATATGGAAGATTCCAGGATGCGGAGGACTTCATATCTGCTCTGAAGTCAGAAGGCTTCCTACCATCAGCTAGCATGTTCTGTGTTCTAGCAAATGCTTATGCTCAGCAG GGATTTTGTGAACAGACTGTTAAGGTTCTTCAACTCATGGAAGCAGAAGGCATTGAACTCAATATCATAATGCTGAATGTGTTGATAAATGCCTTTGGTATAGCAGGGAGGCATGAGGAGGCATTATCTATTTACCAACATATAAAAGAAAGT GGTATTAGTCCTGATGTGGTTACTTATAGTACACTCATGAAAGCTTTTATTCGAGCCAAGAAGTTTGATAAG GTTCCTGAAATATACAAGGAAATGGAATCTTATGGATGCACTCCTGATAGAAAAGCTAGGCAAATGCTGCAAACTGCCTTGATGGTACTTGAACGGAGACATTGTAAGTATTAG
- the LOC107899724 gene encoding pentatricopeptide repeat-containing protein CRP1, chloroplastic isoform X4, which produces MNEVYMGMTDNNNNRVKQVAIPEFNKKNAICKYPFESNSGEELSTELHNKTIQEYCKIGDVDNAMKLVAQLEAMGFHPNSISYGFLIDTLGSVGRTLEADVLFQEMMYLGFKPRIRLFNALLKGFLKKGLLGLAVKFLVEMDRMGVCKNQETYEILLDYYVSAGRLEDTWMVVNEMKTNGIQLSSFVYGKVIRLYRDNGMWKKAIGLVEEIREKGISLDRQIYNSIIDTFGKYGELGEALEAFEKMKQESIVPDITTWNSLIRWHCKAGDLTKALQLFTEMQEQGLYPDPKILMSLISRLGELGKWDVIKKNFENMKCRGRQEVGAIYAMLVDIYGQYGRFQDAEDFISALKSEGFLPSASMFCVLANAYAQQGFCEQTVKVLQLMEAEGIELNIIMLNVLINAFGIAGRHEEALSIYQHIKESGISPDVVTYSTLMKAFIRAKKFDKVPEIYKEMESYGCTPDRKARQMLQTALMVLERRHCKY; this is translated from the exons ATGAATGAAGTTTACATGGGAAT GACGGATAACAATAATAACAGAGTAAAGCAAGTTGCTATTCCAGAATTCAACAAGAAAAACGCCATATGTAAGTACCCATTTGAATCTAACAGTGGAGAAGAGCTTTCCACTGAGTTGCACAACAAAACAATTCAAGAGTATTGCAAAATAGGGGATGTAGATAATGCTATGAAACTTGTTGCTCAATTGGAGGCTATGGGTTTCCATCCAAATTCTATTTCTTATGGTTTTTTAATTGATACTTTGGGAAGTGTTGGTAGGACATTGGAAGCTGATGTCTTGTTTCAAGAAATGATGTATCTTGGATTTAAACCTAGGATAAGATTGTTTAATGCTTTGCTTAAAGGATTTTTGAAGAAAGGGTTGTTGGGTTTAGCTGTTAAGTTTTTGGTGGAAATGGATCGAATGGGTGTCTGTAAAAATCAGGAAacatatgaaattcttttggattATTATGTTAGTGCTGGAAGGTTGGAAGACACATGGATGGTAGTTAATGAGATGAAGACAAATGGGATACAACTGAGTTCATTTGTGTATGGTAAGGTTATTCGTCTCTACAGGGACAATGGAATGTGGAAAAAAGCAATAGGCCTAGTAGAGGAGATTAGGGAGAAAGGGATATCTTTAGACAGACAGATTTATAATAGCATCATTGATACATTTGGAAAATATGGAGAGCTAGGTGAAGCTTTAGAAGCGTTTGAGAAAATGAAACAAGAAAGTATAGTGCCTGATATAACAACATGGAATTCTTTGATTAGGTGGCACTGCAAGGCTGGAGATCTCACTAAGGCTCTTCAGTTGTTTACTGAGATGCAGGAACAAGGATTATATCCTGACCCAAAGATCTTAATGAGCCTTATTAGCCGATTGGGAGAGCTTGGGAAGTGGGATGTAATAAAGAAAAACTTTGAGAACATGAAATGTAGAGGACGTCAAGAAGTTGGGGCTATTTATGcaatgttggttgatatttatGGACAATATGGAAGATTCCAGGATGCGGAGGACTTCATATCTGCTCTGAAGTCAGAAGGCTTCCTACCATCAGCTAGCATGTTCTGTGTTCTAGCAAATGCTTATGCTCAGCAG GGATTTTGTGAACAGACTGTTAAGGTTCTTCAACTCATGGAAGCAGAAGGCATTGAACTCAATATCATAATGCTGAATGTGTTGATAAATGCCTTTGGTATAGCAGGGAGGCATGAGGAGGCATTATCTATTTACCAACATATAAAAGAAAGT GGTATTAGTCCTGATGTGGTTACTTATAGTACACTCATGAAAGCTTTTATTCGAGCCAAGAAGTTTGATAAG GTTCCTGAAATATACAAGGAAATGGAATCTTATGGATGCACTCCTGATAGAAAAGCTAGGCAAATGCTGCAAACTGCCTTGATGGTACTTGAACGGAGACATTGTAAGTATTAG
- the LOC107899724 gene encoding pentatricopeptide repeat-containing protein CRP1, chloroplastic isoform X2, with translation MKFTWECTMRLSWLAPPLTHGSCSLNHSHLKLLCCSRTDNNNNRVKQVAIPEFNKKNAICKYPFESNSGEELSTELHNKTIQEYCKIGDVDNAMKLVAQLEAMGFHPNSISYGFLIDTLGSVGRTLEADVLFQEMMYLGFKPRIRLFNALLKGFLKKGLLGLAVKFLVEMDRMGVCKNQETYEILLDYYVSAGRLEDTWMVVNEMKTNGIQLSSFVYGKVIRLYRDNGMWKKAIGLVEEIREKGISLDRQIYNSIIDTFGKYGELGEALEAFEKMKQESIVPDITTWNSLIRWHCKAGDLTKALQLFTEMQEQGLYPDPKILMSLISRLGELGKWDVIKKNFENMKCRGRQEVGAIYAMLVDIYGQYGRFQDAEDFISALKSEGFLPSASMFCVLANAYAQQGFCEQTVKVLQLMEAEGIELNIIMLNVLINAFGIAGRHEEALSIYQHIKESGISPDVVTYSTLMKAFIRAKKFDKVPEIYKEMESYGCTPDRKARQMLQTALMVLERRH, from the exons ATGAAGTTTACATGGGAATGTACGATGCGTCTTTCTTGGTTAGCTCCTCCTTTAACTCATGGTAGCTGTTCTTTAAACCACAGCCACTTGAAACTTCTATGTTGTTCCAGGACGGATAACAATAATAACAGAGTAAAGCAAGTTGCTATTCCAGAATTCAACAAGAAAAACGCCATATGTAAGTACCCATTTGAATCTAACAGTGGAGAAGAGCTTTCCACTGAGTTGCACAACAAAACAATTCAAGAGTATTGCAAAATAGGGGATGTAGATAATGCTATGAAACTTGTTGCTCAATTGGAGGCTATGGGTTTCCATCCAAATTCTATTTCTTATGGTTTTTTAATTGATACTTTGGGAAGTGTTGGTAGGACATTGGAAGCTGATGTCTTGTTTCAAGAAATGATGTATCTTGGATTTAAACCTAGGATAAGATTGTTTAATGCTTTGCTTAAAGGATTTTTGAAGAAAGGGTTGTTGGGTTTAGCTGTTAAGTTTTTGGTGGAAATGGATCGAATGGGTGTCTGTAAAAATCAGGAAacatatgaaattcttttggattATTATGTTAGTGCTGGAAGGTTGGAAGACACATGGATGGTAGTTAATGAGATGAAGACAAATGGGATACAACTGAGTTCATTTGTGTATGGTAAGGTTATTCGTCTCTACAGGGACAATGGAATGTGGAAAAAAGCAATAGGCCTAGTAGAGGAGATTAGGGAGAAAGGGATATCTTTAGACAGACAGATTTATAATAGCATCATTGATACATTTGGAAAATATGGAGAGCTAGGTGAAGCTTTAGAAGCGTTTGAGAAAATGAAACAAGAAAGTATAGTGCCTGATATAACAACATGGAATTCTTTGATTAGGTGGCACTGCAAGGCTGGAGATCTCACTAAGGCTCTTCAGTTGTTTACTGAGATGCAGGAACAAGGATTATATCCTGACCCAAAGATCTTAATGAGCCTTATTAGCCGATTGGGAGAGCTTGGGAAGTGGGATGTAATAAAGAAAAACTTTGAGAACATGAAATGTAGAGGACGTCAAGAAGTTGGGGCTATTTATGcaatgttggttgatatttatGGACAATATGGAAGATTCCAGGATGCGGAGGACTTCATATCTGCTCTGAAGTCAGAAGGCTTCCTACCATCAGCTAGCATGTTCTGTGTTCTAGCAAATGCTTATGCTCAGCAG GGATTTTGTGAACAGACTGTTAAGGTTCTTCAACTCATGGAAGCAGAAGGCATTGAACTCAATATCATAATGCTGAATGTGTTGATAAATGCCTTTGGTATAGCAGGGAGGCATGAGGAGGCATTATCTATTTACCAACATATAAAAGAAAGT GGTATTAGTCCTGATGTGGTTACTTATAGTACACTCATGAAAGCTTTTATTCGAGCCAAGAAGTTTGATAAG GTTCCTGAAATATACAAGGAAATGGAATCTTATGGATGCACTCCTGATAGAAAAGCTAGGCAAATGCTGCAAACTGCCTTGATGGTACTTGAACGGAGACATT GA